A genome region from Streptomyces pratensis includes the following:
- a CDS encoding ATP-binding cassette domain-containing protein has product MTDPAIAANGLRKSYGDKTVLDGIDLTVPEGTVFSLLGPNGAGKTTAVKILSTLVTADAGELRVGGHDLATDPQAVRAAIGVTGQFSAVDGLITGEENMLLMADLHHLSKAEGRRVTAELLERFDLVEAARKPASTYSGGMKRRLDIAMTLVGSPRIIFLDEPTTGLDPRSRHNMWTIIRGLVSDGVTVFLTTQYLEEADQLADRIAVLNDGRIAAEGTAEELKRLVPGGHIRLRFSDPAAYRSAASAMGEVTRDDEALALQIPSDGSQRELRSILDWLDSAGIEADEFTVHTPDLDDVFFALTGSTVPAQATQATQPKENAR; this is encoded by the coding sequence ATGACCGATCCGGCCATCGCGGCGAACGGGCTGCGCAAGTCCTACGGCGACAAGACCGTCCTCGACGGCATCGACCTGACCGTCCCCGAGGGCACGGTCTTCTCCCTGCTCGGCCCGAACGGGGCCGGCAAGACCACCGCCGTCAAGATCCTCTCCACACTCGTCACCGCCGACGCCGGGGAGCTGCGGGTCGGAGGCCACGACCTCGCCACCGACCCGCAGGCGGTGCGTGCCGCGATCGGTGTCACCGGGCAGTTCTCCGCCGTGGACGGGCTGATCACCGGCGAGGAGAACATGCTCCTCATGGCCGACCTGCACCACCTGTCCAAGGCCGAGGGGCGGCGGGTCACCGCCGAACTCCTGGAGCGCTTCGACCTGGTGGAGGCGGCGAGGAAGCCGGCCTCCACCTACTCCGGCGGCATGAAGCGCCGCCTCGACATCGCCATGACACTGGTCGGCAGCCCGCGCATCATCTTCCTCGACGAGCCGACCACCGGCCTCGACCCCCGCTCCCGCCACAACATGTGGACGATCATCCGCGGCCTGGTCTCCGACGGCGTCACCGTCTTCCTCACCACCCAGTACCTGGAGGAGGCCGACCAGCTCGCCGACCGCATCGCGGTCCTCAACGACGGCAGGATCGCCGCCGAAGGCACCGCCGAGGAGCTCAAGCGGCTGGTCCCCGGCGGACACATCCGGCTCCGCTTCTCCGACCCGGCCGCCTACCGGTCCGCAGCCTCCGCGATGGGCGAGGTCACCAGGGACGACGAAGCCCTCGCACTCCAGATCCCCAGCGACGGCAGCCAGCGCGAACTGCGCTCCATCCTCGACTGGCTGGACTCCGCAGGCATCGAGGCCGACGAATTCACCGTGCACACCCCCGACCTCGACGACGTCTTCTTCGCCCTGACCGGCTCCACCGTGCCCGCCCAGGCCACCCAGGCCACCCAGCCCAAGGAGAACGCCCGATGA
- a CDS encoding ABC transporter permease — translation MSSLSLAVRDSSTMLRRNLLHARRYPSLTLNLLLTPVMLLLLFVYIFGDTMSAGIGGGDRSAYIAYIVPGILLMTIGSTTIGTAVSVSTDMSEGIIARFRTMSIHRSSILFGHVVGSVLQTIISVVLVGAVGVAMGFRSTDATVLEWLAAFGLLALFTLAFTWIAVGMGLGSPNAEAASNNAMPLILLPLISSAFTPVDSMPGWFQPIAEYQPFTPAIETLRGLLLGTDIGNSWWIALAWCLGLTALGYLWSKAQFDRDPK, via the coding sequence ATGAGCTCCCTCTCCCTCGCCGTACGCGACTCGTCCACGATGCTGCGCCGCAACCTCCTGCACGCCCGGCGCTACCCATCGCTCACCCTGAACCTGCTGCTCACCCCGGTCATGCTCCTGCTGCTCTTCGTCTACATCTTCGGCGACACCATGAGCGCGGGTATCGGCGGCGGGGACCGCTCCGCGTACATCGCCTACATCGTCCCCGGCATCCTCCTGATGACCATCGGCTCCACGACGATCGGCACCGCGGTCTCCGTCTCCACCGACATGAGCGAAGGCATCATCGCCCGCTTCCGCACCATGTCCATCCACCGGAGCTCGATCCTGTTCGGACACGTCGTCGGCAGCGTCCTGCAGACGATCATCAGCGTGGTCCTTGTCGGTGCCGTCGGTGTGGCCATGGGCTTCCGCTCCACCGACGCCACCGTCCTGGAATGGCTGGCGGCGTTCGGCCTGCTCGCCCTCTTCACCCTGGCCTTCACCTGGATCGCGGTCGGCATGGGCCTGGGCAGTCCCAACGCAGAGGCCGCCAGCAACAACGCCATGCCCCTGATCCTGCTGCCGCTCATCTCCAGCGCCTTCACCCCGGTCGACTCGATGCCCGGCTGGTTCCAGCCGATCGCCGAGTACCAGCCCTTCACCCCCGCCATCGAAACCCTGCGCGGCCTGCTCCTCGGCACGGACATCGGCAACAGCTGGTGGATCGCCCTCGCCTGGTGCCTCGGCCTCACCGCCCTCGGCTACCTCTGGTCGAAGGCGCAGTTCGACCGCGACCCGAAGTAG
- a CDS encoding lipase produces the protein MITTAAESTPVRARHRRLRAPLAAACCALLLAGPATAAAAAVAPSAPRTQTQHQARGTLVSAEKLYTLATPADVAAELAEAGFERGTVRHGVVAYRLVYRTVDAYGHPTTASGLFVLPLMSEKRLRPVSFAHGTGAHKDDSPSMRRAAFVPAPVVAHAAAGAAGVAPDYLGMGEGPGLHPWMDIGSETTASLDMLRAARAFAPRTGRVLERDVMVTGFSQGASAALGLGRALEAGEDRWFRLGALAPVSGAYDFGGTELPALLRGDVNEKDGVVYAAYALVAFNRLHPVYDSPGEVFEQDYADGIEALFDGAHTGEQLMRGTPETLDELLTDHGRALLEHPTGGLADALRTTDAVCTDWVPDAPVRLYMAAGDEQAVTGNTEYCRAALQRNGVDAPVVDLGEVDHQGSRHLGSNVSATSAIVRWFRQLR, from the coding sequence GTGATCACCACCGCAGCCGAGTCGACACCCGTCCGGGCCCGGCACCGCCGACTGAGAGCCCCCCTTGCGGCCGCCTGTTGCGCACTCCTCCTCGCCGGCCCCGCGACGGCAGCGGCGGCGGCAGTCGCACCGTCCGCCCCGCGCACGCAGACCCAGCACCAGGCGCGCGGCACGCTTGTGTCCGCAGAGAAGCTGTACACCCTGGCCACCCCTGCGGACGTGGCCGCCGAACTGGCGGAGGCGGGCTTCGAACGGGGCACCGTCCGGCACGGGGTGGTCGCGTACAGACTGGTCTACCGGACCGTCGACGCGTACGGGCACCCCACGACGGCGAGCGGGCTGTTCGTGCTGCCGCTCATGAGCGAGAAGCGCTTACGGCCGGTCTCCTTCGCACACGGCACGGGCGCCCACAAGGACGATTCCCCGTCCATGCGGCGCGCCGCGTTCGTGCCCGCCCCGGTCGTCGCGCACGCTGCGGCGGGGGCGGCCGGGGTTGCGCCCGACTATCTGGGGATGGGTGAGGGGCCCGGCCTGCACCCGTGGATGGACATCGGCTCGGAGACCACGGCTTCTCTGGACATGCTGCGCGCGGCGCGCGCCTTCGCGCCGCGCACCGGCCGTGTGCTGGAGCGCGACGTCATGGTCACAGGCTTCTCGCAGGGTGCGTCGGCCGCCCTGGGGCTCGGAAGGGCCCTGGAGGCCGGCGAGGACCGGTGGTTCAGGCTGGGTGCTCTGGCACCGGTCAGCGGGGCGTACGACTTCGGCGGCACGGAGCTGCCCGCGCTGCTCAGGGGCGACGTGAACGAGAAGGACGGTGTGGTCTACGCGGCGTACGCCCTGGTGGCCTTCAACCGCCTCCACCCCGTCTACGACAGCCCTGGAGAGGTCTTCGAACAGGATTACGCCGACGGCATCGAGGCGCTCTTCGACGGGGCTCACACGGGGGAGCAGCTGATGAGAGGCACTCCGGAGACCCTGGACGAGCTGCTGACCGACCACGGCCGCGCACTGCTGGAGCACCCGACAGGGGGGCTGGCCGACGCGCTGCGCACGACGGACGCCGTGTGCACCGACTGGGTGCCGGACGCCCCGGTCCGGCTGTACATGGCGGCCGGCGACGAGCAGGCCGTCACCGGCAACACCGAGTACTGCCGGGCGGCTCTGCAGCGCAACGGTGTGGACGCACCGGTCGTCGATCTCGGTGAGGTCGACCACCAGGGGTCCCGTCACCTGGGGTCCAACGTGTCGGCCACGTCGGCGATCGTCCGCTGGTTCCGTCAGCTTCGGTGA
- a CDS encoding SRPBCC family protein, with the protein MTASGTESRHIGIHIDRPAREVYDYASDPSHLPEWAAGLGSSIERTDGQWAADSPMGRILIDFAPRNDYGVLDHDVTLPTGETVHNPLRVIADTDGCEVVFTLRRRPDTGADEFRRDAEAVSADLATLKRLMERA; encoded by the coding sequence ATGACCGCTTCCGGCACCGAGTCCCGTCACATCGGCATCCACATCGACCGTCCCGCCAGGGAGGTCTACGACTACGCGTCGGATCCGTCCCACCTGCCCGAGTGGGCGGCCGGGCTGGGCAGTTCGATCGAGAGGACGGACGGACAGTGGGCCGCCGACTCACCCATGGGCCGGATCCTGATCGACTTCGCACCCCGGAACGACTACGGCGTGCTCGACCACGACGTCACACTGCCGACCGGCGAGACCGTCCACAACCCGCTGCGGGTGATCGCCGACACCGACGGGTGCGAAGTCGTCTTCACCCTGCGCCGCCGGCCGGACACGGGCGCCGACGAATTCCGGCGCGACGCGGAGGCGGTGTCAGCGGACCTCGCGACGCTCAAGCGCCTCATGGAACGGGCCTGA
- a CDS encoding DUF4253 domain-containing protein, whose amino-acid sequence MATLPNQLPLLRLPAGTLVDTTGDGPWHEPLLWYADEPAQPGDWSRLRATGRPLGLLPVLIDRGLRDEGPQDWELQPAFTTYPGDHDAEEVLSEAWDAYASDEPDDSAPWPGPAPVPAASTAGTPDELAAEVADMLAGTVRPALVPARRSADIPAAIGWSGPLNHENDVARLCAVLRSWEDRFDIRVVALGFDTLKVSVARPPTTEAEACALASEHFAFCPDNVDRRPHGLRAYADEHLLGQEVWTFWWD is encoded by the coding sequence ATGGCGACCCTCCCGAACCAACTGCCCCTGCTCAGGCTCCCGGCGGGCACCCTCGTGGACACCACGGGCGACGGACCGTGGCACGAACCTCTCCTCTGGTACGCCGACGAGCCCGCACAGCCGGGCGACTGGTCACGCCTCCGGGCCACGGGCCGCCCGCTCGGCCTCCTCCCGGTCCTGATAGACCGTGGCCTGCGCGACGAGGGCCCTCAGGACTGGGAGCTCCAGCCCGCCTTCACGACCTACCCCGGCGACCACGACGCCGAGGAGGTGCTCAGCGAGGCCTGGGACGCGTACGCCTCCGACGAGCCCGATGACTCCGCGCCGTGGCCCGGGCCGGCACCGGTCCCGGCCGCGAGCACGGCCGGGACCCCGGACGAACTGGCCGCCGAGGTTGCGGACATGCTCGCGGGCACGGTGAGGCCGGCTCTCGTGCCCGCCCGGCGCAGCGCGGACATCCCCGCAGCGATCGGCTGGTCAGGGCCGCTCAACCACGAGAACGACGTGGCCCGGCTCTGCGCGGTGCTGCGCTCCTGGGAGGACCGGTTCGACATCAGAGTCGTCGCGCTCGGCTTCGACACCCTGAAGGTGTCCGTGGCAAGGCCTCCCACCACCGAGGCGGAAGCCTGTGCCCTGGCCTCCGAGCACTTCGCCTTCTGCCCGGACAACGTCGACCGCCGGCCGCACGGACTGCGCGCCTACGCCGACGAGCACCTGCTGGGCCAGGAGGTCTGGACGTTCTGGTGGGACTGA
- the hemB gene encoding porphobilinogen synthase — MTDYGNFPGSRPRRLRTTPVMRRMVAETRLDPANLILPAFVREGIDAPVAISAMPGVQQHTLDTLRKAAVDAVAAGVSGIMLFGVPLDGKKDARGTAGTDPEGILQVGLRAVREEVGDDLVVMSDLCLDEYTDHGHCGVLTEDGRVDNDATLERYAEMAQVQADAGAHVVGPSGMMDGQVGVIRDALDQTGHEDVSILAYTAKYSSAFYGPFREAVGSSLKGDRKTYQQDPANIRESLRELALDLEEGADMVMVKPAGPYLDILAKVADAVDVPVAAYQISGEYAMIEAAAEKGWIDRDAAILESLTGIRRAGARMILTYWATEVAQKLGR, encoded by the coding sequence ATGACCGATTACGGAAACTTCCCCGGCTCGCGGCCCCGCCGGCTGCGGACGACCCCCGTCATGCGGCGCATGGTCGCCGAGACCCGGCTCGACCCGGCGAATCTGATCCTGCCCGCGTTCGTACGCGAGGGCATCGACGCCCCGGTCGCCATCTCGGCCATGCCGGGCGTGCAGCAGCACACCCTGGACACGCTGCGGAAGGCCGCTGTCGACGCGGTCGCGGCGGGTGTATCGGGGATCATGCTCTTCGGCGTCCCGCTGGACGGGAAGAAGGACGCGCGGGGCACGGCGGGGACGGACCCGGAGGGCATTCTCCAGGTGGGTCTGCGGGCGGTGCGCGAAGAGGTCGGGGACGACCTGGTGGTCATGTCGGACCTCTGTCTGGACGAGTACACCGACCACGGGCACTGCGGGGTGCTGACCGAGGACGGCCGCGTCGACAACGACGCCACGCTGGAGCGGTACGCCGAGATGGCCCAGGTGCAGGCCGACGCGGGCGCCCATGTGGTGGGCCCGAGCGGGATGATGGACGGTCAGGTCGGTGTGATCCGGGACGCGCTGGACCAGACGGGCCACGAGGACGTGTCGATCCTCGCCTACACGGCGAAGTACAGCTCGGCCTTCTACGGCCCGTTCCGCGAGGCGGTGGGCTCGTCGCTCAAGGGCGACCGCAAGACGTACCAGCAGGACCCGGCGAACATCCGCGAGTCGCTGCGTGAGCTGGCGCTGGACCTGGAGGAGGGCGCCGACATGGTCATGGTCAAGCCGGCGGGCCCGTACCTGGACATCCTCGCCAAGGTCGCGGACGCGGTGGACGTGCCGGTCGCGGCGTACCAGATCAGTGGCGAGTACGCGATGATCGAGGCCGCCGCGGAGAAGGGCTGGATCGACCGGGACGCGGCGATCCTGGAGAGCCTTACGGGGATCCGGCGCGCGGGTGCGCGGATGATCCTGACGTACTGGGCGACGGAGGTCGCGCAGAAGCTTGGGCGCTGA
- a CDS encoding uroporphyrinogen-III synthase: MSPTGPVVSDFPVLSSGHVTFLGAGPGDPGLLTLRAVEALASADVLVAEPEVLDVVRCHARAGVSTPEMTVVDVASTPAGVPVLRDAANLVMEAAKGGRRVVRAVTGDPGLDGNTGAEMLACAAAGVPFEVVPGIANAVGVPAYAGVPLRDAQGADVRFVDARTASDRCWSEVGASDATAVVSASLDSVAAAAGELVSAGRKPDTPLTVTIAGTTTRQRTWTATLGTIAQVLKQAKVLPSPDGHLPVIAVVGERSSAAQRDQLAWFESKPLFGWKVLVPRTKEQAASLSDQLRSYGAVPHEVPTIAVEPPRTPQQMERAVKGLVTGRYEWIAFTSVNAVKAVREKFEEYGLDARAFAGIKVAAVGEQTAAALVDFGVKPDLVPSGEQSAAGLLEDWPPYDPVFDPIDRVFLPRADIATETLVAGLIELGWEVDDVTAYRTVRASPPPAETREAIKGGGFDAVLFTSSSTVRNLVGIAGKPHNVTVIACIGPATAKTAEEHGLRVDVLSPEPSVHKLAQALADFGAQRRDAAKEAGDPVTRPSERRPGARRRRTTT, from the coding sequence TTGAGCCCCACCGGCCCTGTCGTATCCGACTTCCCTGTCCTGTCCTCAGGGCATGTCACCTTCCTCGGCGCCGGTCCCGGCGACCCGGGACTGCTGACTCTGCGCGCCGTCGAGGCGCTTGCGAGCGCGGACGTCCTTGTCGCTGAACCTGAGGTTCTCGACGTCGTTCGCTGCCATGCGCGGGCAGGGGTAAGCACACCTGAGATGACGGTTGTTGACGTGGCGTCAACACCCGCCGGAGTACCCGTCCTCAGGGATGCCGCCAATCTTGTCATGGAGGCAGCGAAGGGCGGCAGGCGGGTGGTCCGTGCTGTTACGGGCGACCCTGGCCTGGACGGCAACACGGGTGCCGAGATGCTCGCCTGCGCTGCCGCGGGCGTGCCTTTCGAGGTCGTGCCCGGCATCGCGAACGCGGTCGGTGTACCCGCGTACGCCGGTGTGCCGCTGCGTGACGCGCAGGGCGCGGACGTGCGCTTCGTGGACGCGCGCACCGCGTCGGACCGCTGCTGGTCCGAGGTCGGTGCGAGTGACGCGACGGCCGTCGTGTCCGCGTCGCTCGACTCGGTGGCCGCGGCCGCCGGTGAGCTGGTCTCGGCCGGCCGTAAGCCCGACACCCCGCTCACGGTCACGATCGCCGGGACGACGACCCGCCAGCGCACCTGGACGGCGACCCTCGGGACGATCGCCCAGGTCCTGAAGCAGGCCAAGGTCCTCCCGTCGCCGGACGGGCACCTTCCGGTGATAGCCGTGGTCGGGGAGCGCAGCTCCGCCGCCCAGCGCGACCAGCTCGCGTGGTTCGAGTCCAAGCCGCTGTTCGGCTGGAAGGTGCTCGTGCCGCGCACGAAGGAGCAGGCGGCGTCGCTCTCCGACCAGCTGCGTTCGTACGGCGCGGTGCCGCACGAGGTGCCGACGATCGCCGTCGAGCCGCCGCGCACGCCCCAGCAGATGGAGCGGGCGGTCAAGGGCCTGGTCACGGGCCGCTACGAGTGGATCGCCTTCACCTCGGTCAACGCGGTGAAGGCCGTGCGGGAGAAGTTCGAGGAGTACGGGCTCGATGCCCGCGCCTTCGCCGGGATCAAGGTCGCGGCCGTCGGTGAGCAGACCGCGGCCGCGCTGGTCGACTTCGGTGTGAAGCCGGATCTCGTGCCGTCGGGCGAGCAGTCGGCCGCCGGTCTGCTGGAGGACTGGCCGCCGTACGACCCGGTCTTCGACCCGATCGACAGGGTGTTCCTGCCGCGTGCCGACATCGCCACCGAGACCCTGGTGGCCGGCCTCATCGAGCTGGGCTGGGAGGTCGACGACGTCACCGCGTACCGCACGGTCCGCGCTTCGCCGCCGCCGGCCGAGACCCGGGAGGCGATCAAGGGCGGTGGTTTCGACGCGGTGCTCTTCACCTCGTCCTCGACCGTCCGCAACCTGGTCGGTATCGCGGGTAAGCCGCACAACGTGACGGTGATCGCGTGCATCGGCCCCGCGACGGCGAAGACCGCCGAGGAGCACGGCCTGCGGGTCGACGTCCTGTCCCCTGAGCCGTCGGTCCACAAGCTGGCCCAGGCGCTGGCGGACTTCGGCGCGCAGCGCCGGGACGCGGCCAAGGAGGCCGGTGACCCGGTGACGCGGCCGAGCGAGCGGCGCCCTGGTGCGCGGCGTCGCCGGACGACCACCTGA
- the hemC gene encoding hydroxymethylbilane synthase produces the protein MTDNSPLGGETTTPLRLGTRRSKLAMAQSGMVADAVREVTGRAVELVEITTYGDVSREHLAQIGGTGVFVAALREALLSGEVDFAVHSLKDLPTTQPEGLVLAAVPTREDPRDALVARDGLTFEQLPPGARIGTGSPRRMAQLNAYARSHGLEIETVAIRGNVDTRIGFVRSGELDAVVLAAAGLSRLGRTDEVTGFLPVDTVLPAPGQGALAVECAESSADLAAALAELDDPYTRVAVTAERALLNALEAGCSAPVGALADLLADGQVVNELRLRGVVGSTDGTSLVQLSITGPVPTSHDDAAALGRELAAEMLAKGAAGLMGERAL, from the coding sequence ATGACCGACAACTCACCCCTGGGCGGGGAGACCACAACACCGCTCCGGCTAGGCACCCGGCGCAGCAAGCTCGCCATGGCGCAGTCCGGCATGGTCGCCGACGCGGTCCGCGAGGTGACCGGGCGTGCCGTCGAGCTCGTCGAGATCACCACGTACGGGGACGTCTCCCGTGAGCACCTGGCGCAGATCGGCGGGACGGGCGTGTTCGTCGCCGCCCTGCGCGAGGCGCTGCTGAGCGGTGAGGTGGACTTCGCCGTCCACTCGCTGAAGGACCTGCCGACCACGCAGCCCGAGGGTCTCGTCCTGGCCGCCGTGCCGACGCGCGAGGACCCGCGCGACGCACTGGTGGCGCGGGACGGTCTGACCTTCGAGCAGCTGCCGCCCGGTGCCCGCATCGGCACCGGTTCTCCGCGCCGCATGGCGCAGCTCAACGCGTATGCCCGCTCGCACGGCCTCGAGATAGAGACCGTCGCCATCCGCGGCAACGTCGATACGCGCATTGGTTTTGTACGAAGCGGGGAGCTGGACGCGGTGGTACTCGCCGCCGCCGGGCTCAGCCGCCTCGGACGCACGGACGAGGTCACCGGTTTCCTGCCGGTCGACACCGTCCTGCCCGCTCCCGGCCAGGGAGCACTGGCGGTCGAATGCGCTGAAAGCAGCGCTGACCTCGCCGCAGCTCTCGCCGAGCTCGACGACCCGTACACCCGGGTCGCCGTGACCGCCGAGCGCGCCCTGCTCAACGCCCTGGAGGCCGGCTGTTCCGCACCTGTGGGTGCGCTGGCAGACCTCCTGGCCGACGGGCAGGTTGTCAACGAACTGCGCCTGCGCGGTGTCGTCGGTTCAACCGACGGTACTTCCCTGGTGCAGCTGTCCATCACCGGTCCCGTCCCCACGTCGCACGACGACGCGGCGGCCCTCGGTCGCGAGCTCGCGGCCGAGATGCTTGCCAAGGGTGCGGCCGGTCTTATGGGGGAGCGAGCACTTTGA
- a CDS encoding glutamyl-tRNA reductase: MSLLVVGLSHRSAPVSVLERASLAAEAQTKLLQDTLAAEPATEAAVLATCNRIELYADVDKFHAGVAELSTLLAQHSGVGLDELTPYLYVHYEDRAVHHLFSVACGLDSMVVGEGQILGQMKDALARGQELHTAGRLLNDLFQQALRVGKRAHSETGIDRAGQSLVTFGLEQLADGAEVAEWAAGKRALVIGAGSMSSLAAATLARAGVEEIVVANRTRSRADRLVEILGQAGVPTARAAEMTEVAGELTRADVVVSCTGATGLVLTAEAVAAALGVDFDNAVQAPEAPATAAPDELDQHAAWVENGSATSAAQDRAVRRVPVRPAVTGPARLHLLDLAMPRDIDGAAHRVDGVRLVDIESLAEASADAPMAADVDQVRTIVADEVAAFGAAQRAAHITPTVVALRTMAADVVAGEIARLDGRLPDLDEKQRAEITQTVRRVVDKLLHAPTVRVKQLASEPGGAGYADALRELFDLDPQTVAAVSRADLNDPNRGRS, from the coding sequence ATGAGTCTCCTGGTCGTAGGACTGAGCCACCGCAGTGCCCCCGTCTCCGTGCTGGAGCGGGCGTCCCTGGCGGCCGAGGCCCAGACGAAGCTGCTTCAGGACACCCTCGCCGCGGAGCCCGCGACCGAGGCCGCCGTCCTGGCCACCTGCAACCGCATCGAGCTGTACGCGGACGTGGACAAGTTCCACGCGGGTGTCGCCGAGCTGTCCACCCTGCTCGCGCAGCACAGCGGGGTCGGGCTGGACGAGCTGACTCCTTATCTTTATGTGCACTACGAGGACCGTGCCGTCCACCACCTCTTCTCGGTGGCGTGCGGGCTGGACTCCATGGTCGTCGGCGAGGGCCAGATCCTGGGCCAGATGAAGGACGCACTCGCGCGGGGGCAGGAGCTCCACACCGCGGGGCGCCTGCTGAACGACCTCTTCCAGCAGGCCCTGCGGGTCGGCAAGCGCGCCCACAGCGAGACCGGGATCGACCGGGCCGGGCAGTCGCTCGTCACCTTCGGCCTCGAGCAGCTGGCCGACGGCGCCGAGGTGGCCGAGTGGGCGGCCGGCAAGCGTGCCCTGGTGATCGGTGCGGGCTCGATGTCCTCGCTCGCCGCGGCCACCCTGGCCCGCGCGGGCGTCGAGGAGATCGTCGTCGCCAACCGGACCAGGTCCCGTGCCGACCGGCTCGTCGAGATCCTCGGCCAGGCGGGTGTCCCGACGGCGCGCGCAGCGGAGATGACCGAGGTCGCGGGCGAACTGACACGTGCCGACGTCGTCGTGTCCTGTACCGGTGCGACCGGCCTCGTCCTGACGGCGGAGGCCGTCGCCGCCGCGCTCGGCGTCGACTTCGACAACGCGGTCCAGGCCCCCGAGGCACCGGCCACCGCGGCGCCCGACGAGCTGGACCAGCACGCGGCGTGGGTGGAGAACGGTTCCGCCACGTCTGCCGCTCAGGACCGGGCCGTGCGCCGGGTGCCCGTGCGGCCGGCCGTCACCGGTCCGGCCCGGCTCCACCTGCTGGACCTCGCGATGCCGCGTGACATCGACGGGGCGGCCCACCGTGTCGACGGTGTGCGCCTCGTCGACATCGAGTCGCTCGCCGAGGCGTCCGCGGACGCCCCGATGGCCGCCGATGTGGACCAGGTGCGCACCATCGTCGCCGACGAGGTCGCCGCCTTCGGCGCCGCGCAGCGCGCCGCCCACATCACCCCGACCGTCGTCGCCCTGCGCACCATGGCCGCCGATGTGGTGGCCGGCGAGATCGCGCGGCTCGACGGGCGCCTCCCCGACCTGGACGAGAAGCAGCGCGCCGAGATCACGCAGACCGTGCGCCGCGTCGTCGACAAGCTCCTGCACGCGCCCACCGTGCGGGTCAAGCAGCTCGCCAGCGAGCCCGGCGGCGCCGGGTACGCCGATGCGCTGCGGGAACTCTTCGACCTCGACCCGCAGACGGTGGCCGCCGTCTCACGGGCAGACCTGAACGACCCGAATAGAGGGCGGTCATGA
- a CDS encoding redox-sensing transcriptional repressor Rex — MATGRTHRPATRSRGIPEATVARLPLYLRALTALSERSVPTVSSEELAAAAGVNSAKLRKDFSYLGSYGTRGVGYDVEYLVYQISRELGLTQDWPVAIVGIGNLGAALANYGGFASRGFRVAALIDADPAMAGTPVAGIAVQHTDDLDRIISDNGVSIGVITTPPGAAQQVCDRLVAAGVTSILNFAPTVLSVPDGVDVRKVDLSIELQILAFHEQRKAGEEAAADGRAVVESDEEQAPPMRATPAGRKGPDGDMPAVMPA; from the coding sequence GTGGCAACTGGCCGAACTCACCGACCGGCGACCCGTAGCCGAGGAATTCCCGAGGCCACTGTCGCTCGGCTTCCGCTGTATCTCCGCGCACTGACAGCGCTCTCCGAGCGCTCGGTTCCCACGGTCTCCTCCGAGGAACTCGCCGCGGCGGCGGGAGTCAATTCCGCCAAGCTGCGCAAGGACTTCAGCTACCTGGGCTCCTACGGCACGCGTGGTGTCGGGTACGACGTCGAGTATCTCGTCTACCAGATCTCCCGCGAACTGGGGCTCACCCAGGACTGGCCGGTGGCGATCGTCGGTATCGGTAACCTCGGCGCCGCGCTCGCGAACTACGGCGGTTTCGCCTCCCGTGGCTTCCGGGTCGCCGCGCTGATCGACGCCGACCCGGCCATGGCGGGTACGCCCGTGGCCGGGATCGCCGTCCAGCACACCGATGACCTGGACCGGATCATCAGCGACAACGGCGTGTCCATCGGGGTCATCACCACCCCGCCCGGCGCGGCCCAGCAGGTCTGCGACCGGCTCGTCGCCGCGGGCGTGACCTCCATCCTGAACTTCGCGCCGACGGTGCTCTCCGTGCCGGACGGCGTCGACGTGCGCAAGGTCGATCTCTCGATCGAGCTGCAGATCCTCGCCTTCCACGAGCAGCGCAAGGCCGGCGAGGAGGCCGCTGCCGACGGCAGGGCGGTCGTGGAATCCGACGAGGAGCAGGCGCCGCCGATGCGCGCCACCCCCGCCGGCCGGAAGGGACCTGACGGGGACATGCCCGCCGTGATGCCGGCATGA
- a CDS encoding glutaredoxin family protein, with amino-acid sequence MSALLRRTRKKPVDRVVTLVGKPGCHLCEDARRVVSAVCEETGASWVEKDITQDEALYKEYWEQIPVVLIDDEQHTFWRVDAARLRTALRT; translated from the coding sequence ATGAGTGCTCTGCTGCGTCGTACGAGGAAGAAGCCCGTGGACCGGGTGGTGACCCTGGTGGGGAAGCCGGGGTGTCATCTCTGTGAGGACGCGCGGCGGGTGGTGAGCGCGGTCTGTGAGGAGACCGGTGCGTCCTGGGTGGAGAAGGACATCACCCAGGACGAGGCGTTGTACAAGGAGTACTGGGAGCAGATCCCGGTGGTCCTGATCGATGACGAGCAGCACACCTTCTGGCGGGTGGACGCGGCGAGGCTGCGCACGGCTCTGCGTACGTGA